In Paraburkholderia flagellata, a genomic segment contains:
- a CDS encoding NAD(P)/FAD-dependent oxidoreductase, which produces MAQVAVIGAGFVGLSCAYWLMRDGHSVTLYDAQGPGEGASYGNAGTFANYACIPVNNPDVFRNIPRFLFSSTSPLRIRWGDVPTLTPWLARFLLSATPRRYGRSVNALAQLLSRAFEGYREMLTADTLASFVRERECLYLYSSAASFEAAQPALELRRSLGVEFETLARSEIAQLEPGLAPLFAQGTLFKGSWFLSDPRGFLQALHAMLTERGLVHRRVAVETLEPARSAVNLIDSAGETHDAEQAIVCAGAFSARFARQCGDALPLGVERGYHVRFPGTANRISRPCGWAERGFYMTPMDGGIRAAGTVELAANGAGKNADLLRLLTRSAQEALPGLPEPDSDWLGFRPSMPDALPVVGASSRSPRVIYAFGHQHLGVTLGGVTGSVVADLVAQRVPALDLTPYSPRRF; this is translated from the coding sequence ATGGCGCAAGTGGCTGTCATCGGCGCGGGGTTCGTGGGGTTGTCGTGCGCTTACTGGCTCATGCGCGACGGGCACAGCGTGACGCTGTACGACGCGCAAGGGCCGGGCGAGGGCGCCTCATACGGCAACGCGGGCACGTTCGCGAACTACGCGTGCATTCCCGTGAACAATCCCGACGTGTTTCGCAACATCCCGCGCTTTCTGTTTTCGTCTACGAGCCCGCTGCGCATTCGCTGGGGCGACGTGCCAACGCTCACGCCGTGGCTCGCACGCTTTCTGCTGAGCGCCACACCGCGCCGCTACGGGCGCAGCGTGAATGCGCTCGCGCAACTGCTCTCGCGCGCATTCGAGGGCTACCGCGAGATGCTCACTGCCGACACACTCGCGTCCTTCGTGCGCGAGCGCGAATGCCTCTATCTGTATTCGAGCGCGGCATCGTTCGAGGCTGCGCAACCGGCGCTTGAACTGCGGCGCTCGCTAGGCGTGGAGTTTGAAACGCTCGCGCGCAGCGAAATCGCACAACTGGAGCCGGGCCTCGCGCCGCTCTTCGCGCAAGGCACGCTCTTCAAGGGCAGCTGGTTTTTGAGTGATCCGCGCGGCTTTCTTCAGGCCTTGCATGCGATGTTGACCGAGCGCGGTCTCGTGCACCGGCGCGTGGCCGTCGAGACGCTGGAGCCTGCGCGAAGTGCCGTGAATCTGATCGATTCGGCGGGCGAGACGCATGACGCCGAACAGGCCATTGTGTGCGCCGGCGCGTTTTCGGCTCGCTTCGCGCGCCAATGCGGCGACGCACTGCCGCTAGGCGTGGAGCGCGGCTATCACGTGCGCTTTCCTGGCACCGCTAACCGTATTTCGCGGCCGTGCGGCTGGGCCGAGCGCGGGTTCTACATGACGCCGATGGACGGCGGCATTCGGGCGGCGGGCACCGTCGAACTGGCAGCCAACGGCGCGGGCAAGAACGCGGACCTGCTGCGGCTTTTGACGCGCTCCGCGCAGGAGGCGTTGCCCGGATTGCCGGAGCCGGACAGCGACTGGCTTGGTTTCAGGCCGAGCATGCCCGACGCGCTACCCGTGGTGGGCGCGTCGAGCCGCTCGCCGCGCGTGATCTACGCGTTCGGGCATCAGCATCTTGGCGTAACGCTCGGCGGCGTGACGGGCAGCGTGGTTGCCGATCTCGTTGCGCAACGCGTGCCCGCTCTCGATCTCACGCCTTATAGTCCGCGTCGTTTTTAG
- a CDS encoding amino acid permease, whose product MISLGGIIGAGLFVGSSATINAMGPAACLSYLLAGIVVLFVMRMLGEMALAHPGVGSFTEFTRIGLGDWAGFTNGWLYWYFWVIVVAVEAVAGAGILQRWIPAPVWVIGLVLLSLMTVVNLLSVKSYGEFEYWFASIKVAAIIVFIVVGASYLFGFSSWHQTVNNLSGDHGFMPFGAMSIFAGVPTVIFAVGGAEIATIAAAESDDPGRNVASMTRSVILRVITFYVGSLFVIACIVPWASIKVGYSPFVAALETMHIPGAADIMNAIVLVAVLSALNSGLYVSSRIVFRLAERRDAPRALLTLSKSRVPRLAVLASSIVGYVAIVAAIVSPQGVFLYLVSASGAVMLFVYLSIAVSQIVIRRRLEATEPERLTFKMWLFPWLSWAVVVAIAGVLCAMGFDHALSGQLMASLASLAVVSAAYMLTRKRTHVEDFREPATNWKK is encoded by the coding sequence ATGATTTCGCTCGGCGGCATCATCGGCGCGGGGCTGTTCGTCGGCAGCAGCGCCACCATCAACGCGATGGGGCCCGCCGCCTGCCTGAGTTATCTGCTGGCGGGCATCGTCGTGCTTTTCGTCATGCGCATGCTCGGCGAGATGGCGCTCGCGCATCCGGGCGTCGGCTCGTTCACGGAGTTCACGCGCATTGGTCTTGGCGACTGGGCCGGCTTCACGAACGGCTGGCTCTACTGGTACTTCTGGGTGATCGTGGTCGCCGTGGAGGCGGTGGCGGGCGCGGGCATCCTGCAGCGCTGGATTCCCGCCCCGGTCTGGGTGATCGGGCTCGTGCTGCTCTCGTTGATGACGGTCGTGAACCTGCTCTCGGTGAAATCGTATGGAGAATTCGAGTACTGGTTCGCGTCGATCAAAGTCGCGGCGATCATCGTGTTCATCGTGGTGGGCGCGAGCTATCTGTTCGGCTTCAGCTCGTGGCACCAGACTGTGAACAACCTGAGCGGCGACCACGGCTTCATGCCGTTCGGCGCGATGTCGATCTTCGCGGGCGTGCCTACCGTGATCTTCGCCGTGGGCGGCGCGGAGATCGCGACCATCGCCGCGGCCGAATCCGACGATCCGGGCCGCAACGTCGCGTCGATGACCCGCTCGGTCATCCTGCGCGTCATCACGTTCTATGTCGGCTCGCTCTTCGTGATTGCGTGCATCGTGCCGTGGGCGAGCATCAAGGTGGGCTACTCGCCGTTCGTGGCCGCGCTCGAAACCATGCATATTCCGGGCGCTGCGGACATCATGAATGCAATCGTGCTCGTGGCCGTGCTGTCGGCGCTGAACTCCGGGCTCTACGTGTCCTCGCGCATCGTGTTCCGGCTTGCGGAACGCCGCGACGCGCCGCGTGCGCTGCTCACGCTCTCGAAGAGCCGCGTGCCGCGTCTGGCGGTGCTCGCGAGCAGCATCGTCGGCTACGTGGCCATCGTGGCGGCGATCGTTTCGCCGCAGGGCGTGTTCCTCTATCTCGTCAGTGCATCGGGCGCGGTGATGCTGTTCGTGTACCTCTCTATCGCCGTCTCGCAGATCGTGATTCGCCGTCGGCTTGAGGCAACGGAACCCGAACGGCTCACGTTCAAGATGTGGCTTTTTCCGTGGCTTTCGTGGGCCGTGGTAGTGGCCATTGCTGGCGTGCTCTGTGCGATGGGTTTCGATCATGCGCTCTCGGGGCAGCTCATGGCGAGCCTCGCGAGCCTGGCGGTGGTGTCGGCGGCATACATGCTGACGCGCAAGAGGACTCACGTGGAGGATTTCCGTGAGCCCGCAACCAACTGGAAGAAGTAA
- a CDS encoding branched-chain amino acid ABC transporter substrate-binding protein yields the protein MNRRTLVLTMALGLMGLHGPAQAAEPEVVKIGFAGPLTGPVARVGKDLQYGAQLAIDEENAKHPVIAGKPVKYVLDVQDDQADPHVAVQVAQKLVDDGVVGVIGHYNSGCSIPASAVYHNANVAMITPGSTNPALTQQGYANVFRTMGNDGIGGVIAGKFAVEQLKAKRIGIIDDRTAFGQGLADAFEKGAKEANGNIVDREFTNDKAVDFRAILTSLKQKNVDVIFFGGLDEQGAMLAKQMRTLGMPARLFGAGALKSNAFLQIAGPAGEGTQDLEPGPALDKLPSAQAFAKRYKARFNQDVELYAPFAYDAALAMIKAIRDADSLDRAKIVASFPKVTVVGVTGNIAFDPHGDLIKPPYTLFEVQQGQWKSLRTLGGNNGV from the coding sequence ATGAACCGCCGCACTCTCGTACTAACGATGGCCCTCGGGCTTATGGGCTTGCACGGCCCCGCACAGGCGGCCGAGCCCGAGGTTGTGAAGATCGGCTTCGCGGGTCCGCTCACCGGCCCGGTCGCGCGCGTCGGCAAGGACTTGCAGTACGGCGCACAACTCGCGATTGACGAGGAGAACGCGAAACACCCCGTGATTGCGGGCAAACCGGTGAAGTACGTGCTCGACGTGCAAGACGACCAGGCCGACCCGCACGTGGCCGTGCAGGTGGCGCAAAAGCTCGTGGACGACGGCGTGGTCGGCGTGATCGGCCACTACAACTCGGGCTGCAGCATTCCCGCGTCGGCGGTTTATCACAACGCGAACGTCGCCATGATCACGCCGGGGTCCACCAACCCGGCGCTGACCCAGCAGGGCTACGCGAACGTGTTCCGCACCATGGGCAACGACGGCATAGGCGGCGTGATCGCCGGTAAATTCGCGGTGGAGCAGTTGAAGGCGAAGCGCATCGGCATCATCGACGACCGCACGGCCTTCGGCCAGGGACTCGCCGACGCATTCGAGAAGGGTGCGAAGGAGGCCAACGGCAATATCGTCGACCGCGAGTTCACCAACGACAAAGCCGTGGATTTTCGCGCCATTCTCACGTCGCTCAAGCAGAAGAACGTCGACGTGATCTTCTTTGGCGGCCTCGACGAACAAGGCGCGATGCTTGCCAAGCAGATGCGCACGCTCGGCATGCCGGCGCGGCTCTTCGGCGCGGGCGCATTGAAGAGCAATGCCTTCCTGCAGATCGCGGGCCCGGCGGGCGAGGGCACGCAGGACCTCGAACCGGGACCGGCACTCGACAAGCTGCCTTCCGCGCAGGCGTTCGCGAAGCGCTACAAGGCGAGATTCAATCAGGATGTCGAATTGTATGCGCCGTTCGCCTATGACGCCGCGCTCGCCATGATCAAGGCGATCCGCGATGCCGACTCGCTCGACCGCGCGAAGATCGTCGCGAGCTTCCCGAAGGTGACGGTGGTGGGCGTGACGGGCAATATCGCGTTCGATCCGCACGGCGACCTCATCAAGCCGCCTTATACGCTCTTCGAGGTGCAGCAGGGGCAGTGGAAGAGCCTGAGAACGCTTGGAGGCAACAACGGCGTGTAA